Genomic segment of Prinia subflava isolate CZ2003 ecotype Zambia chromosome 4, Cam_Psub_1.2, whole genome shotgun sequence:
GGACTCCTAGGAGGCCCACTCACAGTGGGCCCACTTTAGACCAgttcctgaaggactgaccCCAGAGaaggacccacactggagcagttcctgAAAGGCTGACCCCAGGGACGGCAGCTCACGCTGGAGCAGTTCGTGAAGAACCACAGCCCATGAGAAGGGCCCATATTGGAGAAATTaatggagaactgtctcctgtaGGAGGGATCTCATGCTACAGCAGGACACGGACTCCTCCTTCTGAGGGGGAAGCAGTGGCGTGAACTGACCCTTACCTCTATTCTCATCTTCTTGCACTTttggtggggaggagggagagaatcTGAAATAAAGTTAATcctgggaaggagaaagggataGGGGAAGGGTGTTCTAAAAGATTcgttttacttctcattatcctactctgatttTGACTgttaataaattcaattaatttctcccttttttcccagtgaTGTCTTCCTGTCCTTATCTCAGCTCATGagcttttttgtattttatccAGTTGAGGAGGGAAGTGATTGATACAGAGGCTTTGGTGGGTACCTGCCACCCAGCCAGGGTCCACTCACCACAGTAGTATTCTGAACAGTGTCTGGGCTTTCACTGAAGGGAAGATTTAGTAAAGGAGATTTAGTGAGTACTGTCATTGGAGCATGAGAGTGAGAGATGTTTCAAGTAGCCACCAACAGTATTCTAGGCAGGCTCACGCTCCAGGCCCTACTGGCACGTGCATGCCTGCAGCCTTAGAGCTTCTGTAAGCAATCACCACCTGGTGGTTGAAGAACTGTCACATGAAAAGGGAAGATTTCCTTGACCCTTAGTATTTAATTTGTCTGTCAGTgccccaggaaagctgagaCCCTTGTGCCTGACCAGTCTGACAGCATATTGTTACAGAGACCCTTTGCTGAGCAGTCCTACTGCATTGGAGGGAAGTTTGACTGACATTCAGGGAAACAGGCCAACAGCATTAGGGAGGTGCCTCAGTAGGTCTTCCCACTTTATGAGCCCTTGGCAGGACTTCCTGTTTGAGTATGTTACCTGCTGCTGGCAACTGCTAGCATCCATGAAGGAGTCGCACTAACAGTTTATGGAATTACACTCTTTATAAACTTGTGACAGGTTAAGTGtaggaaatggatttgtagagaattcttAAGCCTGACAGAAGGCCCACATAATATGTATGTAAATATTGTGATAAAAAATGATGACTTAGAATTTCCATGGAATAGGACAGATATTGTTGAGAGAGGAATGGAACCAACACATAAACACAGTTgtaaaaaatttttaaaattgcgTTGTATATACTTGTCTAACCATTCCAAATCCATCcacaaaaacatacaaaacCTAAAAGATTTAACAtctcaaataataaaaaacaataaatcatagttaaatagtttattttaaaaataaagctttacaCCATAGTTAAGAAAACTTTACAAAATAAGTTTATATACATTAATTGTTATAGTAACAATGTTAGTAATAGTACCTTATGTACTTCTCTATGCACAGCAAATAACAAACAAAGCCAtcaaaaaagtcttttccatTCAAAAAAAGTTAAGGTTCGGGGATTGTTGGTGATGGTATCTGTCAGCGATAGTATTTGACTGTAAAAACTCATTCAAAGCAATATACACACAAGCTGTAGTCCCCAAAAAATATTCAGCAGGCACCAACAGGCGTTCCTATGGGGGAGAAGACAGGTTCAGCCCATTGACTGATCCCAGCAGTTATGATAGAGTCTTCCCTaacttctttcttctccattcTTGGCTTACTTTAATactatttctttacatttaggTGCAGCTTGAGTGACTCTACTCATGCATATATTTGCTACTGATTGGTGTAAAATTCTCTCACTTCACTTTTAAAGatcagtcaaaaaaaaaagtatggaGCTCGTGCCCAGTGAGAAGTGGTTGTACCTTGGAGTACAATCTTGAACCATGTTCATCTGAGGAAAGCAATTTTGGTACAGTTGCTGGCTTGGCAGCAAGACATCTCTTTCACAGCTACTATGCAGTTAATCAGCTTCAAAGTACTTAAATCAGCATCAAGTTGCTGCTCCTGCAAGGATTTCAGCAGAGCCTGGTCGTGGTGACTCCACTCTGCTCCACCCCCCTTAGGAGGTGCTTATGGTTGTATAGGGAATTATCATGGAGCATGACAACCAAGTTCTGGGAACAGCACCCGTATTTTACCCTAAAATTATAACTCCTTTGTAGCTTTTTCCTTtgtagctttttcctttttgatgttttcctttttgatgttttcctttttgatgttttcctttttgatgttttccttttttatttttacctttttaatgtttttatttgtaattttttcccgGCACCCATTTCTGCACGAATGCCTCGGTGTATCCCAGCATGCTTTGCGGCACCAATGCCTCGGTGTATCCCAGCACGCTTTGCAGCACCAATGCCTCGGTGTATCCCAGCACCCTTTGCGGCACCAATGCCTCGATGTATCCCAGCAGACTTTGCGGCATAAATGCCTcggtaattttttcctttgtaatttttcctttgtaatttttcctttgtaattttttcctttgtaatttttttctattgtaattttttcctttgtaattttttcctgtgtaattttttcctatgtaattttttcctttgtaattttttcctttgtaaattttttctattgtagcttttttctttgtaattttttcctttgtaattttttcctatgaaattttttcctttgtaattttttcctttgtaaattttttctattgtagcttttttctttgtaatttttttcctttgtaattttttcctttgtaattttttcctttgtaattttttcctttgtaattttttcctttgtaattttttcctttctattttttccctttttaatttttcccttttaaatatttcctcattaattttttcctttttaatttttttcatttctaatttttcctttttaaattttttcctttttattttttttctttctaatttctcctttctcatttctcctttctcgattttgtcaggcacctCCGTTAAAACTGGGGGCGCCTTCGGTGGTGCCACAACAAACATGGCGGCCCAATAGAAAGTGGTTTCAgccacaaccaagatggcggccggaagtatgggcagtcaCCTAATGCCCTGCTCAAGATGGCATCTCGTCGCGCTGCCTTTGACCTTCCCAAGATGGCGGCGACAAAGGCGGGAAAAATACAAGGACCCCCCCccccatgggcgtcgacccaactgcctgcgcgcaaccccgaaaacggcgccgccCGGGAACAATTTTCCGCGGCGCTTCCCGGtgcgagggagctgtgtgcgTGCTGTGCCGTGCCGCGGTGCGGTTCCGGCAGACTTTTTGGTCAGGCCCCTGAGCCCGGCAACACCCGGGGGCCTCGGCTctgccacaaacaagatggcggctcgtcgtCGGGGCAGCCACCTTCCCAAGAGGGCAGGAGAAACACCGGGACCACAGCACACCCCCCTTCCCCGGCTTTCTCCTCCCGGCTGCCTGCGCGGGACCCCGAGCACCAGCTTGCCCGGTGGAGCTTTGGGTGTTCTGTTAGATGCAGTTTTTCATTGTTGAAagctttttctgttctgtggtTTTAAGGTGGGGTTTGATCTTTCACTGTGTAGTTTGACTCTGGCCATGGGATGTGACAAGGGATGTGGTCTATTGATTTCATGTTATGCTTCTTAATGGAGGTGTTGATCAGGTTGTGTTTGATCTgagttttgttgatttttttttttttttttttttttttctggggtgTTGTATATttcaaggaaatgttttctaagATTTACATTGGTGTCATGGGCTGTAGCCTGAGGTATAGGGCAGGTTTTTATTGATTTCGTGGTGCTTGTGGCTTTTATTATGGTGAGTAGGTAGTGTCGGTTTTGGTGGGTCTCAGGTAGTGAGCTGTAGTTCATTTGTTAGGGTATATTAATATTTGAATTGGATTTTGATTTCTTGTATTATTAGGGCTTTATTTCTTTGGCTTGTTTGATTGCAGTATGTTCTATAGTTGCAGCTAATGTGGGAGGTATTGTTTATGGTTCCACtgatctttttgttttgtgtgtatTAAGAGGTGGcatttttgtttggatggtttgaGGCATTATGGGGTTATTGAgatgggttttggtttttttgtgagattttttttgattggtttttttgtggttttttggttttttttgtttttttttttttgggtaattgttgttgttatgttggggttttttttgtgttgttattttaggtttatttctgatctttctatttttgtagtttgatttgtttgttgttttggtggtttatattacttttatttttgggaAGGTGGGTATTGATGGAATTTTAGGTATTTTTTGGGGGGCAGTGATGCTTCTTTTTTAGTAGTCtagattttttcatgttgttcatTAGTTTGGCTAATTTTATAGAGTATtggttattattttttcagtaagtGTAGGGATAGAGGGGTTTTTTAGTCACGTTTAGGGTCAGTTGTACAGTTTTGAGTTTAGTAAGTTGGTTCATGTTTCTTACTATTTGTATGATTGGTTATGTGGGGTTCTCTAtggttgtttttcatttttgtttcatttttaggaGAGGAGTTGTTAGCGAAAAGAGTGCAGtgggatttgtttttattttaaaaataattttttaaatttatttttacattttaggtccccagtgctgccgccctgcggacacagcgcggtgctgcagctgtgccccgcgcccggccccgaGGAGCCCCGGGCTTGGAGCTGGGTCTTAGTGCCCGAGTGCGGTCACTGCCCGGGAGCTCCTGTTCGATTCCGCGCTCCCGGCCGTGTCCGTGCGATggccgggccgcccgcgggactcggcagcaggaaaacaccgAGCGCTGCGTGTTTAACGGGAGCCGGCCCTGCTTGCCCGTGCAGCgcctcggcccggcccgcgccgccctcAGGGAGCCGAGCAGCGCTCTgggagcgcggggagcggcaCCGAGTGCGGTTCGACCGTGCCGAGCTGTCCCGAAGAGCGGAATCTAAGCAACTGCATCCAGTAATAGCCGAGCTGTGCCGATTAGATCCGAGTGTAGCCGAAGAGCCGAAAACACCTGAGGATTTCTGAACAGCCGATAATAGCAGAGTATTGCCGATAACAGCCGAGTTTAGCCGAACGGCCGAAAATGGCCGAGTGCAGCCAATAACAGCCGAACCCAGCTGCGTTTAGCCGACTGTAACGGGATCGAACCAAACCAGCTCTGCCGAACCACGCTGAGGTCGCCTGGTTATGACCCTATGACCGTGGCtgaaccaaggctctgctgcaggtgtatttgagacatctttcctctttga
This window contains:
- the LOC134550499 gene encoding uncharacterized protein LOC134550499 isoform X1, producing MASRRAAFDLPKMAATKAGKIQGPPPPWASTQLPARNPENGAAREQFSAALPGARELCACCAVPRCGSGRLFGQAPEPGNTRGPRLCHKQDGGSSSGQPPSQEGRRNTGTTAHPPSPAFSSRLPARDPEHQLARSPVLPPCGHSAVLQLCPAPGPEEPRAWSWVLVPECGHCPGAPVRFRAPGRVRAMAGPPAGLGSRKTPSAACLTGAGPACPCSASARPAPPSGSRAALWERGERHRVRFDRAELSRRAESKQLHPVIAELCRLDPSVAEEPKTPEDF